In the Oryzias latipes chromosome 23, ASM223467v1 genome, one interval contains:
- the LOC101157659 gene encoding sortilin-like isoform X2: protein MIPGDVWVLLWLLLGAESSNLRGKTVTFHRAPWDEARGHVRARPKRDASGSSPYHGPPLTSCLLPLTPAEHIVLDHNTHETGFNGDDGSYVILTWVGDDTGVILVLSTISSPLESFHEGGSSRLYRSIDYGKSFNDISQRINHTFIKEEFGVSVGPGSSVILTADTPVLNNPGGIIFTSRDAGASFKFIQLPFHLAQPITYHFFNPDYLAALSIDGGLWLSLDFGARWTKVHDGVNSFLWGAGDNLFFSCSRIDAVEAEERGDLVLKRTQDLGKTFTIIHKDVFSFGYIGVFLFFSVMEDSRSPRVMYFSSDQGKTFSQALLPSASTEQFYSILDGDEDMLFMHVDNPGDTYFGTMYTSDDRGILFSKSLERHLFDGHRKSDFTNITSLRGVYLTNKLDVDGRIRSVISFNRGGAWRQLDKPENVDCEAHVKKCNLHIHGEHSRKNGIVPMVALSDATAVGLVIAHGSVGDSLSSSQHPDVFVSSDGGYSWKGTLKGPHLYSILDSGGLIVAVEAQHSGQVKTIKFSTDEGQCWKLYNFTEQPFFFAGLASEPGTKAMSVSVWGFRPEDDGQPMWVAVTIDFQSLITRECSKKDYEVWLAHSTEEKDPGTNGCVLGAKETYRRLKKESVCRNGRNYVVKKKQSPCLCTREDYICDYGFYRHVNTSECVKQPDATNKTMEMCLNGQEDELLTTGYRKVASDRCEGGFAPRLSAQTVRPCATPSTSSPLTSTSYVSHFDTPEERLVLILVCAGAAVIVLTAVISAALVVRRMVYRTREPEYRFSNLRSQDDSSCITADLLSTTSSNGSYRISQDQ from the exons ATGATCCCCGGCGACGTGTGGGTCCTCCTCTGGCTTCTCCTTGGCGCAGAGAGCAGCAACCTTAGGGGGAAGACGGTGACTTTCCATCGGGCTCCGTGGGATGAAGCCCGCGGCCATGTGCGCGCGCGTCCCAAGAGGGACGCCAGCGGCTCGAGCCCCTATCACGGTCCTCCCCTCACCTCCTGTCTTCTCCCCCTCACTCCGGCTGAGCACATTGTTTTAGATCACAACACACATGAG ACAGGGTTTAATGGAGATGACGGCTCCTATGTGATTCTCACATGGGTGGGTGATGATACAGGA GTGATCCTGGTGCTGTCAACAATCAGTTCTCCTCTTGAGTCTTTTCATGAGGGAGGCTCTTCACGGCTTTACCGAAG CATTGATTATGGGAAGTCCTTCAATGACATCTCGCAGCGCATCAACCATACCTTCATCAAAGAGGAGTTTGGAGTCAGCGTTGGTCCTGGGAGCTCC gtAATCCTGACTGCAGACACGCCTGTCCTAAACAATCCAGGTGGGATCATCTTCACCTCCAGGGATGCAGGTGCAAGCTTCAAGTTCATCCAGCTGCCCTTTCACCTggctcagccaatcacataccACTTCTTCAACCCAGACTACCTAGCAGCTCTGAGCATTGAT GGCGGCCTTTGGCTCTCTCTGGACTTTGGCGCGAGGTGGACAAAGGTTCATGATGGAGTGAATTCTTTCTTATG GGGGGCGGGTGACAATTTGTTCTTCAGCTGTAGCCGCATAGATGCAG TTGAGGCAGAGGAAAGGGGAGATTTGGTGCTGAAGAGGACACAGGATCTGGGCAAAACCTTCACCATCATCCACAAAGACGTCTTTAGCTTTGGCTACATCGGAgtgtttctcttcttctctgTGATGGAGGATTCG AGGTCTCCACGTGTCATGTATTTTTCATCAGACCAAGGAAAAACCTTCAGCCAAGCGTTACTCCCATCAGCTTCAACTGAACAG TTTTATTCTATCTTGGACGGAGATGAGGACATGCTCTTCATGCACGTGGACAACCCCGGAG ACACCTACTTTGGCACCATGTACACCTCAGACGACCGCGGAATTTTGTTCTCCAAGTCGCTGGAGCGCCACCTGTTTGACGGACACAGGAAGAGCGATTTCACCAACATCACATCCCTGAGAGGAGTTTACCTAACTAATAAACTAGACGTGG ATGGGCGAATCCGATCCGTCATCTCCTTTAACAGAGGAGGAGCTTGGAGGCAGCTCGACAAACCTGAGAATGTGGACTGTGAAGCTCACGTCAAGAAG TGCAATCTACACATCCATGGAGAACACAGCCGAAAAAATGGAATAGTGCCCATGGTGGCTCTGTCTGACGCAACTGCCGTTGGTCTCGTCATTGCACATG GGTCTGTGGGGGATTCTCTGTCATCATCGCAGCACCCAGATGTGTTTGTGTCCTCGGACGGAGGGTACAGCTGGAAGGGGACACTGAAAGGCCCCCATCTCTACAGCATCCTGGACTCTGGGGGCCTCATTGTGGCTGTTGAGGCGCAGCATAGTGGACAAGTCAAGACCATCAA ATTCTCCACCGATGAAGGCCAGTGCTGGAAGTTGTATAACTTCACAGAGCAGCCCTTCTTCTTTGCAGGCCTGGCTTCTGAGCCAGGCACTAAGGCCATGAGTGTCAGTGTGTGGGGCTTCCGTCCTGAAGATGATGGCCAGCCTATGTGGGTGGCCGTCACCATTGATTTTCAGAGCCTCATTACCAGAGAGT GTAGCAAAAAAGACTATGAAGTGTGGTTGGCTCATTCCACAGAAGAAAAGGACCCGGGGACAAACGGTTGCGTATTAGGCGCAAAGGAGACCTACAGGAGATTAAAGAAAGAGTCTGTTTGCAGAAACGGGCGAAATTATGTGgtaaaaaagaagcaaagcCCCTGCTTGTGCACTAGAGAGGACTATATATG TGACTATGGCTTCTATCGCCACGTGAACACTTCGGAGTGTGTGAAGCAACCGGATGCTACAAACAAAACGATGGAAATGTGTCTGAATGGGCAAGAAGATGAGCTGCTGACAACAGG GTACAGAAAGGTCGCGAGTGACAGGTGTGAAGGAGGTTTTGCTCCTCGCCTCTCGGCGCAGACGGTCCGTCCCTGTGCGACACCAAGCACCAGCTCTCCTCTCACGTCAACGTCTTACGTCTCACACTTTGACACACCG GAGGAAAGGCTGGTGTTGATCCTGGTGTGTGCAGGAGCAGCCGTCATCGTCCTAACAGCTGTTATCTCAGCAGCTCTTGTAGTCAGGAGGATGGTCTACAGAACCAG GGAACCCGAGTATCGTTTCTCCAACCTGCGCAGTCAGGATGACAGCagctgcatcacagcagacctGCTGAGTACTACCAGCAGCAACG GATCTTACAGGATTTCACAGGATCAGTGA
- the LOC101157659 gene encoding sortilin-like isoform X1 encodes MIPGDVWVLLWLLLGAESSNLRGKTVTFHRAPWDEARGHVRARPKRDASGSSPYHGPPLTSCLLPLTPAEHIVLDHNTHETGFNGDDGSYVILTWVGDDTGVILVLSTISSPLESFHEGGSSRLYRSIDYGKSFNDISQRINHTFIKEEFGVSVGPGSSVILTADTPVLNNPGGIIFTSRDAGASFKFIQLPFHLAQPITYHFFNPDYLAALSIDGGLWLSLDFGARWTKVHDGVNSFLWGAGDNLFFSCSRIDAVEAEERGDLVLKRTQDLGKTFTIIHKDVFSFGYIGVFLFFSVMEDSRSPRVMYFSSDQGKTFSQALLPSASTEQFYSILDGDEDMLFMHVDNPGDTYFGTMYTSDDRGILFSKSLERHLFDGHRKSDFTNITSLRGVYLTNKLDVDGRIRSVISFNRGGAWRQLDKPENVDCEAHVKKCNLHIHGEHSRKNGIVPMVALSDATAVGLVIAHGSVGDSLSSSQHPDVFVSSDGGYSWKGTLKGPHLYSILDSGGLIVAVEAQHSGQVKTIKFSTDEGQCWKLYNFTEQPFFFAGLASEPGTKAMSVSVWGFRPEDDGQPMWVAVTIDFQSLITRECSKKDYEVWLAHSTEEKDPGTNGCVLGAKETYRRLKKESVCRNGRNYVVKKKQSPCLCTREDYICDYGFYRHVNTSECVKQPDATNKTMEMCLNGQEDELLTTGYRKVASDRCEGGFAPRLSAQTVRPCATPSTSSPLTSTSYVSHFDTPEERLVLILVCAGAAVIVLTAVISAALVVRRMVYRTREPEYRFSNLRSQDDSSCITADLLSTTSSNGTVYQQESDNLILQDFTGSVTHSSISLT; translated from the exons ATGATCCCCGGCGACGTGTGGGTCCTCCTCTGGCTTCTCCTTGGCGCAGAGAGCAGCAACCTTAGGGGGAAGACGGTGACTTTCCATCGGGCTCCGTGGGATGAAGCCCGCGGCCATGTGCGCGCGCGTCCCAAGAGGGACGCCAGCGGCTCGAGCCCCTATCACGGTCCTCCCCTCACCTCCTGTCTTCTCCCCCTCACTCCGGCTGAGCACATTGTTTTAGATCACAACACACATGAG ACAGGGTTTAATGGAGATGACGGCTCCTATGTGATTCTCACATGGGTGGGTGATGATACAGGA GTGATCCTGGTGCTGTCAACAATCAGTTCTCCTCTTGAGTCTTTTCATGAGGGAGGCTCTTCACGGCTTTACCGAAG CATTGATTATGGGAAGTCCTTCAATGACATCTCGCAGCGCATCAACCATACCTTCATCAAAGAGGAGTTTGGAGTCAGCGTTGGTCCTGGGAGCTCC gtAATCCTGACTGCAGACACGCCTGTCCTAAACAATCCAGGTGGGATCATCTTCACCTCCAGGGATGCAGGTGCAAGCTTCAAGTTCATCCAGCTGCCCTTTCACCTggctcagccaatcacataccACTTCTTCAACCCAGACTACCTAGCAGCTCTGAGCATTGAT GGCGGCCTTTGGCTCTCTCTGGACTTTGGCGCGAGGTGGACAAAGGTTCATGATGGAGTGAATTCTTTCTTATG GGGGGCGGGTGACAATTTGTTCTTCAGCTGTAGCCGCATAGATGCAG TTGAGGCAGAGGAAAGGGGAGATTTGGTGCTGAAGAGGACACAGGATCTGGGCAAAACCTTCACCATCATCCACAAAGACGTCTTTAGCTTTGGCTACATCGGAgtgtttctcttcttctctgTGATGGAGGATTCG AGGTCTCCACGTGTCATGTATTTTTCATCAGACCAAGGAAAAACCTTCAGCCAAGCGTTACTCCCATCAGCTTCAACTGAACAG TTTTATTCTATCTTGGACGGAGATGAGGACATGCTCTTCATGCACGTGGACAACCCCGGAG ACACCTACTTTGGCACCATGTACACCTCAGACGACCGCGGAATTTTGTTCTCCAAGTCGCTGGAGCGCCACCTGTTTGACGGACACAGGAAGAGCGATTTCACCAACATCACATCCCTGAGAGGAGTTTACCTAACTAATAAACTAGACGTGG ATGGGCGAATCCGATCCGTCATCTCCTTTAACAGAGGAGGAGCTTGGAGGCAGCTCGACAAACCTGAGAATGTGGACTGTGAAGCTCACGTCAAGAAG TGCAATCTACACATCCATGGAGAACACAGCCGAAAAAATGGAATAGTGCCCATGGTGGCTCTGTCTGACGCAACTGCCGTTGGTCTCGTCATTGCACATG GGTCTGTGGGGGATTCTCTGTCATCATCGCAGCACCCAGATGTGTTTGTGTCCTCGGACGGAGGGTACAGCTGGAAGGGGACACTGAAAGGCCCCCATCTCTACAGCATCCTGGACTCTGGGGGCCTCATTGTGGCTGTTGAGGCGCAGCATAGTGGACAAGTCAAGACCATCAA ATTCTCCACCGATGAAGGCCAGTGCTGGAAGTTGTATAACTTCACAGAGCAGCCCTTCTTCTTTGCAGGCCTGGCTTCTGAGCCAGGCACTAAGGCCATGAGTGTCAGTGTGTGGGGCTTCCGTCCTGAAGATGATGGCCAGCCTATGTGGGTGGCCGTCACCATTGATTTTCAGAGCCTCATTACCAGAGAGT GTAGCAAAAAAGACTATGAAGTGTGGTTGGCTCATTCCACAGAAGAAAAGGACCCGGGGACAAACGGTTGCGTATTAGGCGCAAAGGAGACCTACAGGAGATTAAAGAAAGAGTCTGTTTGCAGAAACGGGCGAAATTATGTGgtaaaaaagaagcaaagcCCCTGCTTGTGCACTAGAGAGGACTATATATG TGACTATGGCTTCTATCGCCACGTGAACACTTCGGAGTGTGTGAAGCAACCGGATGCTACAAACAAAACGATGGAAATGTGTCTGAATGGGCAAGAAGATGAGCTGCTGACAACAGG GTACAGAAAGGTCGCGAGTGACAGGTGTGAAGGAGGTTTTGCTCCTCGCCTCTCGGCGCAGACGGTCCGTCCCTGTGCGACACCAAGCACCAGCTCTCCTCTCACGTCAACGTCTTACGTCTCACACTTTGACACACCG GAGGAAAGGCTGGTGTTGATCCTGGTGTGTGCAGGAGCAGCCGTCATCGTCCTAACAGCTGTTATCTCAGCAGCTCTTGTAGTCAGGAGGATGGTCTACAGAACCAG GGAACCCGAGTATCGTTTCTCCAACCTGCGCAGTCAGGATGACAGCagctgcatcacagcagacctGCTGAGTACTACCAGCAGCAACGGTACAGTGTACCAGCAGGAATCGGATAACTT GATCTTACAGGATTTCACAGGATCAGTGACGCACAGCTCCATTTCCCTGACATGA